The following proteins come from a genomic window of Frondihabitans peucedani:
- the tyrS gene encoding tyrosine--tRNA ligase encodes MTSQSTADLLATQTNDPSFENVWDEIVYRGLVHVSTDESALRELLAGPPITYYCGFDPTAPSLHLGNLVQLLLLRRLQLAGHKPLGLVGGSTGLIGDPRPTAERTLKTREQTAEWVDRIRVHVEKFLSPEGENGLRVVNNLDWTEPLSAIEFLRDIGKNFRVGTMLKKDAVSARLNSDAGISYTEFSYQILQGLDFRELYRTYGCVLQTGGSDQWGNLTSGTELIRRTEGVSVHAIGTPLVVNSDGTKFGKSEGNAVWLDPSMTSPYAFYQFWLNQDDKDVIDRLKVFTFLGRAEIEEYAAQVAERPFAREAQKRLALEVTSLVHGVDAAQAAIDASAALFGQGDLAALPIDVLEAAIAELPNAEVDATTTVSQALVATGLVASLGAARRAAAEGGVYVNNERVSDESAPVASLALAGKHAVLRRGKKTLAGVTVAD; translated from the coding sequence GTGACGAGTCAATCGACGGCCGACCTCCTGGCCACCCAGACGAACGATCCCTCCTTCGAGAACGTGTGGGACGAGATCGTCTATCGCGGGCTCGTCCACGTCTCGACCGACGAGTCCGCGCTCCGAGAGCTCCTGGCCGGGCCCCCGATCACGTACTACTGCGGGTTCGACCCGACCGCGCCGAGCCTGCACCTCGGCAACCTCGTGCAGCTGCTCCTCCTCCGGCGTCTCCAGCTCGCTGGCCACAAGCCGCTCGGACTCGTCGGCGGCTCGACCGGTCTCATCGGCGATCCCCGTCCGACTGCTGAACGGACGCTCAAGACGCGCGAGCAGACGGCCGAGTGGGTCGACCGCATCCGCGTTCACGTCGAGAAGTTCCTGTCGCCCGAGGGCGAGAACGGCCTTCGAGTCGTGAACAACCTCGACTGGACCGAGCCTCTGTCGGCCATCGAGTTCCTCCGCGATATCGGCAAGAACTTCCGCGTGGGCACGATGCTCAAGAAAGACGCCGTCTCGGCCCGGCTGAACTCCGACGCCGGCATCAGCTACACCGAGTTCAGCTACCAGATCCTGCAGGGGCTCGACTTCCGCGAGCTCTACCGGACGTACGGGTGCGTCCTCCAGACCGGTGGCAGCGATCAGTGGGGCAATCTCACCAGCGGGACCGAGCTGATCCGGCGCACCGAGGGTGTCTCCGTCCACGCCATCGGCACCCCGCTCGTCGTGAATTCCGACGGCACGAAGTTCGGCAAAAGCGAGGGGAACGCCGTCTGGCTCGATCCGTCGATGACCTCGCCGTACGCGTTCTACCAGTTCTGGCTCAACCAGGACGACAAAGACGTGATCGATCGCCTCAAGGTCTTCACGTTCCTCGGCCGTGCCGAGATCGAGGAGTACGCGGCGCAGGTAGCCGAGCGGCCGTTCGCTCGGGAGGCCCAGAAGCGACTGGCACTGGAGGTGACGTCGCTCGTCCACGGTGTCGACGCCGCGCAGGCTGCGATCGACGCGTCGGCCGCGCTCTTCGGGCAGGGCGATCTGGCGGCTCTGCCGATCGACGTTCTCGAAGCGGCCATCGCCGAGCTCCCGAATGCGGAGGTCGATGCGACCACCACGGTCTCGCAGGCTCTCGTGGCCACCGGTCTCGTCGCGTCGCTCGGGGCTGCCCGACGCGCGGCGGCCGAGGGCGGGGTCTACGTGAACAACGAGCGGGTGTCCGACGAGTCGGCGCCGGTCGCGTCCCTGGCTCTGGCCGGAAAGCATGCCGTTCTGCGACGCGGCAAGAAGACGCTCGCCGGCGTCACGGTCGCCGACTGA
- a CDS encoding DNA-3-methyladenine glycosylase, with product MTTPLDRPALDAAPLLLGAVFRSGGVAVRLTEVEAYLGEGRDSGSHAHRGMTPRNASMWGPPGTLYVYLSYGIHRCLNLVCGPEGSPSGVLLRGGEVVDGLDIARLRRPTARRDADLARGPGNLGTALGIELADNGSSIATPPFSLEFPIVPERRILSSPRVGVSGVAGTDAYPWRFYVDDPTVSAYRAAVSRRRP from the coding sequence ATGACGACCCCGCTCGACCGGCCCGCTCTCGACGCAGCCCCGCTGCTGCTCGGAGCAGTCTTCCGGTCGGGCGGGGTCGCTGTCCGTCTCACCGAAGTCGAGGCCTATCTCGGTGAGGGTCGAGACTCCGGTTCGCACGCCCACCGCGGCATGACCCCGCGAAACGCGAGCATGTGGGGACCCCCGGGAACCCTCTACGTGTACCTGTCGTACGGCATCCACCGCTGCCTCAACCTCGTCTGCGGCCCGGAGGGCTCCCCGTCCGGAGTCCTCCTGCGCGGGGGAGAGGTCGTCGACGGACTCGACATCGCCCGCCTCCGTCGACCCACGGCGAGGCGCGACGCCGACCTTGCTCGCGGCCCGGGCAACCTCGGGACTGCGCTCGGTATCGAGCTCGCCGACAACGGGTCGAGCATCGCCACGCCCCCGTTCTCGCTCGAGTTCCCTATCGTGCCCGAGCGCAGGATCCTGTCGTCACCCCGAGTGGGCGTCTCCGGTGTCGCAGGCACCGACGCGTATCCCTGGCGCTTCTACGTCGACGACCCGACCGTCTCCGCCTACCGTGCGGCGGTCTCGCGTCGGCGTCCGTGA
- the argH gene encoding argininosuccinate lyase, whose translation MSDSSSSSRAAEAGALWGGRFASGPSPELTALSRSTQFDWQLAPYDIAGSRAHARALHAAGYLDDAELPVMLDALEALEQGVVEGRLTAAETDEDVHSALERHLMAIAGPELGGKLRAGRSRNDQIATLVRLYLRDHGRVIAHLVTELVDAIAGQATRHDRAVMPGRTHLQHAQPVLLAHHLLAHAWPLVRDLERLRDWSVRAGASPYGSGALAGSSLGLDPALVARELGFDRTTENSIDATASRDVVAEFAFVTASIGIDLSRLAEEVILWNTREFGFVRLDDGYSTGSSIMPQKKNPDIAELARGKAGRLIGNLTGLLATFKGLPLAYNRDLQEDKEPVFDTVTQLEVLLPAFTGMIATLEFDEDRLAELAPQGFSLATDVAEWLVKQGVPFRDAHEISGALVRFCEQNGLDLDEPTDEQYVEVSPHLTPEIRGVLTVEGSIASRDGVGGTAPARVAEQLAALTARVRELVAYFAPERA comes from the coding sequence GTGTCCGATTCGTCGAGCTCGTCCCGGGCTGCGGAGGCGGGCGCCCTGTGGGGCGGCCGCTTCGCGTCCGGGCCGAGTCCCGAGCTCACAGCCCTCAGCCGGTCGACGCAGTTCGACTGGCAGCTGGCGCCGTACGACATCGCCGGGTCCCGCGCGCACGCGCGAGCGCTCCACGCCGCCGGCTACCTCGACGACGCGGAGCTCCCCGTGATGCTCGACGCCCTCGAAGCGCTCGAGCAGGGAGTCGTGGAGGGTCGGCTCACCGCGGCCGAGACCGATGAGGACGTCCACTCCGCCCTCGAGCGGCACCTCATGGCGATCGCCGGGCCCGAACTCGGGGGCAAGCTCCGCGCCGGCCGAAGCCGCAACGACCAGATCGCCACTCTCGTCCGCCTGTACCTCCGCGACCACGGCCGGGTCATCGCCCATCTCGTCACGGAGCTCGTCGACGCCATCGCCGGGCAGGCCACCAGGCACGACCGCGCTGTCATGCCGGGCCGGACGCACCTCCAGCACGCTCAGCCCGTCCTGCTCGCCCACCACCTGCTCGCACACGCGTGGCCGCTGGTCCGCGACCTGGAGCGCCTGCGCGACTGGTCGGTCCGGGCCGGTGCGTCGCCCTACGGGTCGGGTGCTCTGGCAGGATCCTCGCTCGGTCTCGATCCTGCGCTGGTGGCCCGCGAGCTCGGCTTCGACCGCACCACCGAGAACTCCATCGACGCCACCGCCTCGCGCGACGTGGTGGCCGAGTTCGCCTTCGTCACCGCCTCGATCGGGATCGACCTCAGCCGGCTCGCCGAGGAGGTCATCCTCTGGAACACGCGCGAGTTCGGCTTCGTCCGCCTCGACGACGGCTACTCGACGGGCTCGTCGATCATGCCGCAGAAGAAGAACCCGGACATCGCGGAGCTCGCGCGCGGCAAGGCGGGCCGGCTCATCGGCAACCTCACCGGACTCCTGGCGACGTTCAAGGGCCTGCCGCTGGCCTACAACCGCGACCTCCAGGAAGACAAGGAGCCCGTGTTCGACACGGTCACCCAGCTGGAGGTGCTGCTGCCCGCCTTCACCGGGATGATCGCGACGCTCGAGTTCGACGAGGACCGCCTCGCCGAGCTGGCGCCACAGGGATTCTCGCTCGCGACGGATGTCGCGGAGTGGCTGGTCAAGCAGGGCGTGCCGTTCCGTGACGCTCACGAGATCAGCGGCGCCCTGGTGCGGTTCTGCGAGCAGAACGGCCTCGACCTCGACGAGCCGACCGACGAGCAGTACGTCGAGGTGTCGCCGCACCTCACCCCGGAGATCCGCGGCGTGCTGACGGTCGAGGGGTCGATCGCCAGTCGCGACGGTGTCGGGGGCACGGCTCCGGCGCGGGTCGCCGAGCAACTGGCAGCCCTGACCGCTCGTGTCCGCGAGCTCGTCGCGTACTTCGCTCCCGAGCGGGCGTGA
- a CDS encoding argininosuccinate synthase has translation MADRVVLAYSGGLDTSVGIGWLKDATGKEVVALAVDVGQGGEDMNDVRQRALDCGAVESIVVDAKEEFADDYLMPALKANALYQKRYPLVSALSRPLISKHLALTAKSLGADSVAHGCTGKGNDQVRFEAAVAALAPDLTSIAPVRDLALTRDKAIIYAEEHGLPIRQSAASPYSIDKNVWGRAVETGFLEDPWNAPIEDLYEYTQDPTVQKDADEITITFEAGIPVAIDGVSLSALAIVEKMNELAGRHGVGRIDVVEDRLVGIKSREVYEAPAAMALIEAHEALESLTLERDVSRYKRGVEAEWSNLVYDGLWFGGLKRSLDVFIDDTQKYVSGDIRLKLQGGRATVTGQKSAQSLYDFDLATYDTGDTFDQSLSKGFIELWSLPSKISARRDLAQ, from the coding sequence ATGGCAGATCGCGTAGTCCTGGCCTACTCGGGCGGGCTCGACACCTCTGTCGGCATCGGCTGGCTGAAGGACGCCACCGGCAAGGAGGTCGTGGCTCTGGCCGTCGACGTCGGGCAGGGTGGCGAAGACATGAACGACGTGCGCCAGCGCGCGCTCGACTGCGGTGCCGTCGAGTCGATCGTCGTCGACGCGAAGGAGGAGTTCGCCGACGACTACCTGATGCCGGCGCTCAAGGCCAACGCCCTCTACCAGAAGCGCTACCCGCTGGTGTCGGCGCTCAGCCGTCCGCTCATCTCGAAGCACCTCGCCCTCACGGCGAAGTCGCTCGGCGCCGACTCGGTGGCTCACGGCTGCACCGGCAAGGGCAACGACCAGGTCCGTTTCGAAGCCGCGGTCGCAGCGCTCGCCCCCGACCTCACGAGCATCGCCCCGGTCCGCGATCTGGCTCTCACCCGCGACAAGGCGATCATCTACGCCGAGGAGCACGGTCTCCCGATCCGCCAGAGCGCGGCGTCGCCGTACTCGATCGACAAGAACGTGTGGGGCCGCGCCGTCGAGACGGGCTTCCTCGAAGACCCGTGGAACGCACCCATCGAAGACCTCTACGAGTACACGCAAGACCCCACGGTCCAGAAGGACGCCGACGAGATCACCATCACCTTCGAGGCGGGCATCCCGGTCGCCATCGACGGCGTGAGTCTCTCGGCTCTCGCCATCGTCGAGAAGATGAACGAGCTCGCGGGCAGGCACGGCGTCGGCCGCATCGACGTCGTCGAAGACCGTCTCGTCGGCATCAAGAGCCGCGAGGTCTACGAGGCCCCGGCCGCGATGGCCCTCATCGAGGCGCACGAGGCCCTCGAGAGCCTCACTCTCGAACGCGACGTCAGCCGCTACAAGCGCGGCGTCGAGGCGGAGTGGTCGAACCTCGTCTACGACGGCCTCTGGTTCGGCGGACTCAAGCGGTCGCTCGACGTCTTCATCGACGACACCCAGAAGTACGTCTCCGGAGACATCCGTCTGAAGCTGCAGGGCGGCCGCGCGACGGTCACCGGCCAGAAGAGCGCGCAGAGCCTCTACGACTTCGACCTCGCCACCTACGACACCGGCGACACCTTCGACCAGTCGCTGTCGAAGGGCTTCATCGAGCTGTGGTCGCTTCCGTCGAAGATCTCCGCCCGCCGCGACCTGGCGCAGTAG
- the argF gene encoding ornithine carbamoyltransferase, which translates to MPRHFLRDDDLDQAEQSAILDLAATLKADRYLERPLVGPQTVAVIFDKSSTRTRVSFAVGIAELGGQPLILETASSQLGGKETPSDTARVLERQVAAIVWRTYAQAGLEQMAEGALVPVVNALSDDFHPCQLLADLLTIRERKGALAGLTVAFVGDGRCNMAQSYLLAGTTAGMHVRIGAPTEFAPEAAVVADAERIAAATGGSATVVTDAVEAVRGADIVVTDTWVSMGKEDEKAHRVATFGSYKVDQALMAQADDEAIFLHCLPADRGYEVEADVIDGPRSVIWDEAENRLHAQKALLTWLLSQ; encoded by the coding sequence ATGCCGAGGCACTTCCTTCGCGACGACGACCTCGACCAGGCCGAGCAGTCGGCGATCCTGGATCTCGCGGCGACCCTGAAGGCCGACCGCTATCTGGAGCGCCCGCTCGTCGGGCCTCAGACGGTTGCAGTGATCTTCGACAAGTCCTCGACCCGGACGCGCGTCTCGTTCGCGGTCGGCATCGCCGAGCTCGGGGGTCAGCCGCTGATCCTCGAGACCGCGTCGAGCCAGCTCGGCGGCAAGGAGACCCCGAGCGACACCGCCCGGGTGCTCGAGCGCCAGGTCGCCGCCATCGTCTGGCGGACCTACGCCCAGGCCGGTCTGGAGCAGATGGCCGAGGGGGCCCTCGTCCCCGTGGTCAATGCGCTCTCCGACGACTTCCACCCCTGCCAGCTGCTGGCCGACCTCCTCACGATCCGCGAGCGGAAGGGTGCTCTCGCAGGCCTGACGGTCGCGTTCGTGGGTGACGGCCGCTGCAACATGGCGCAGTCGTACCTCCTCGCCGGGACGACGGCAGGCATGCACGTCAGGATCGGCGCGCCCACCGAGTTCGCCCCCGAGGCCGCTGTCGTCGCGGACGCCGAGCGGATCGCCGCAGCGACCGGCGGCTCGGCGACGGTCGTGACCGACGCGGTCGAGGCGGTCCGCGGTGCCGACATCGTCGTCACCGACACCTGGGTGTCGATGGGCAAGGAAGACGAGAAGGCCCACCGGGTCGCGACCTTCGGGTCGTACAAGGTCGACCAGGCGCTCATGGCCCAGGCCGACGACGAGGCGATCTTCCTGCACTGCCTCCCGGCCGACCGGGGCTACGAGGTCGAGGCCGACGTCATCGACGGCCCGCGGAGCGTCATCTGGGACGAGGCGGAGAACCGCCTCCACGCCCAGAAGGCCCTCCTCACCTGGCTGCTCTCGCAGTAG
- a CDS encoding acetylornithine transaminase — translation MTTTTQTTEGTWQRRFGDSLMKSLSTPKVMLARGEGCQVWDVDGKRYLDFLAGIAVNALGHAHPVLVDAVSQQAATLIHVSNYFATPAQVELAERLKRITGAGDEGRVYYGNSGAEANEAAFKLMRLNRGADGSKTRILALQSSFHGRTMGALALTGKPALREPFEPMLPGVEHIDTTIEALEHAIDDRVAGIIIEPIKGEAGVVDLPEGFLEAARALTTEHGALLVLDEIQTGVGRTGSWFAFQQFGITPDAITIAKGIAGGIPIGALVTFGSASDLFEAGQHGSTFGGNPFATTAANAVLGEIEDAGLIDNASRRGHQIREAIAALASPHVDEIRGRGLLIGVGLRQPIADEISARALEAGLIINAANDSSIRIAPPLIVGDAEIAEFIEIFAAVLKGI, via the coding sequence ATGACCACGACCACCCAGACAACCGAAGGCACGTGGCAGCGCCGATTCGGTGACTCCCTCATGAAGTCCCTTTCGACCCCGAAGGTGATGCTCGCTCGCGGCGAGGGCTGCCAGGTGTGGGACGTCGACGGCAAGCGGTACCTCGACTTCCTCGCCGGGATCGCGGTCAACGCCCTCGGGCACGCGCACCCGGTGCTCGTCGACGCGGTCTCCCAGCAGGCCGCCACGCTCATCCACGTCTCCAACTACTTCGCCACGCCGGCCCAGGTCGAGCTCGCCGAGCGCCTCAAGCGCATCACGGGCGCGGGCGATGAGGGCCGCGTGTACTACGGCAACTCCGGAGCCGAGGCCAACGAGGCCGCGTTCAAGCTGATGCGGCTGAACCGCGGCGCCGACGGCTCGAAGACCAGGATCCTGGCACTCCAGAGCTCGTTCCACGGTCGCACCATGGGCGCTCTCGCCCTGACCGGCAAGCCCGCCCTCCGCGAGCCGTTCGAGCCGATGCTGCCGGGCGTCGAGCACATCGACACCACGATCGAGGCTCTCGAGCACGCGATCGACGACCGCGTCGCCGGCATCATCATCGAGCCGATCAAGGGCGAGGCCGGCGTCGTCGACCTGCCCGAGGGGTTCCTCGAGGCGGCGCGCGCCCTGACCACGGAGCACGGGGCGCTCCTCGTGCTCGACGAGATCCAGACCGGCGTGGGCCGGACGGGATCCTGGTTCGCGTTCCAGCAGTTCGGCATCACGCCCGACGCGATCACGATCGCCAAGGGGATCGCCGGCGGCATCCCGATCGGCGCTCTCGTCACGTTCGGCTCGGCCTCCGACCTCTTCGAGGCGGGTCAGCACGGCTCGACCTTCGGCGGCAATCCTTTCGCGACGACCGCCGCCAACGCGGTCCTCGGCGAGATCGAGGACGCCGGTCTGATCGACAACGCCAGTCGACGCGGTCACCAGATCCGGGAGGCCATCGCTGCGCTCGCGTCGCCGCACGTCGACGAGATCCGGGGCCGCGGCCTCCTGATCGGCGTCGGGCTCCGTCAGCCGATCGCCGACGAGATCTCTGCCCGCGCTCTCGAGGCGGGCCTCATCATCAACGCCGCGAACGACTCGAGCATCAGGATCGCGCCGCCGCTCATCGTGGGCGACGCCGAGATCGCCGAGTTCATCGAGATCTTCGCCGCCGTCCTGAAGGGCATCTGA
- the argB gene encoding acetylglutamate kinase, producing MDTEQAIAAVKAATLIESLPWLKNYADKIVVVKFGGNAMINDDLKRAFAEDMVYLLRVGLHPVVVHGGGPQISAALKAAGIESEFRGGYRVTTTEAISVVRDVLAGEVNAEIVDLINEHGDLARGVFSDGTDEAKLFEGHRRGVEIDGETFDLGHVGDITAVDPSRVLAEIGAGRIPVVSSIAVNELDPDGALNVNADAAAAALAIALDASKLVMLTDVPGLYADWPDRSSLVALISVDELTELLPRLESGMIPKMTACLDAVVAGVGGATIIDGRIPHSILLEIFTQRGAGTEVVPNGKPSTYVRLSPSHQNTNEQKKGQS from the coding sequence ATGGACACAGAACAGGCGATCGCGGCGGTCAAGGCCGCCACCCTCATCGAGTCGCTCCCGTGGCTGAAGAACTACGCCGACAAGATCGTCGTGGTCAAGTTCGGCGGCAACGCCATGATCAACGACGACCTCAAACGGGCCTTCGCCGAAGACATGGTCTACCTGCTCCGCGTCGGGCTCCACCCGGTCGTCGTGCACGGCGGGGGGCCGCAGATCTCGGCCGCGCTGAAGGCGGCCGGCATCGAGTCCGAGTTCCGAGGCGGGTACCGCGTCACGACGACCGAGGCGATCTCGGTCGTCCGCGACGTCCTGGCCGGCGAGGTGAACGCCGAGATCGTCGATCTGATCAACGAGCACGGCGATCTCGCCCGCGGCGTCTTCAGCGACGGGACCGACGAGGCGAAGCTCTTCGAGGGGCACAGGCGCGGCGTCGAGATCGACGGCGAGACCTTCGACCTCGGGCACGTCGGCGACATCACGGCGGTCGATCCGTCGCGGGTCCTGGCCGAGATCGGGGCGGGCCGCATCCCGGTCGTGTCCTCGATCGCGGTCAACGAGCTCGACCCGGACGGCGCGCTGAACGTCAACGCCGATGCGGCTGCCGCGGCACTCGCGATCGCCCTCGACGCCTCGAAGCTCGTCATGCTGACCGACGTCCCGGGCCTCTACGCCGACTGGCCCGACCGCTCGTCGCTCGTCGCCCTCATCTCGGTCGACGAGCTCACCGAGCTCCTCCCGCGACTCGAGAGCGGCATGATCCCCAAGATGACCGCCTGCCTCGACGCCGTCGTCGCGGGCGTCGGGGGAGCGACCATCATCGACGGCCGCATCCCGCACTCGATCCTCCTCGAGATCTTCACCCAGCGCGGTGCGGGCACCGAGGTCGTCCCCAACGGCAAGCCGAGCACCTACGTCCGACTGAGCCCCTCCCACCAGAACACGAACGAGCAGAAGAAAGGACAGTCATGA
- the argJ gene encoding bifunctional glutamate N-acetyltransferase/amino-acid acetyltransferase ArgJ gives MSVTAARGFEASGVVAGLKSTGLPDVALVVNRGPSSAAAAVFTSNRAKANPVLWSQQVLADGVARAVVLNSGGANCFTGSFGFQTTHSTAEAVADALEIGAGDVVVCSTGLIGTGDQAFRDKVLAGSRAAALALAPDGGRDAASAIMTTDTHPKEAVVQGDGWSVGGMAKGAGMLAPGLATMLVVLTTDADLPAAALDRALRQATRVTFDRLDSDGCMSTNDTVVLLASGASGVAPAEADFAAAVTELCADLARQLQGDAEGASHDITVEVVNAVSEQDAVEVGRSLARSNLLMAAVFGNDPNWGRVLAAIGTTQAEFDPYDVDVSFNGVRLCAKGAPDRPVTEVDMTPRALHILLDLHAGSETATILTNDLTHDYVHENSAYSS, from the coding sequence GTGAGCGTCACCGCGGCCCGGGGCTTCGAGGCCTCCGGCGTCGTCGCCGGCCTCAAGTCGACCGGCCTGCCCGATGTCGCCCTGGTCGTCAACCGGGGTCCGAGCTCGGCTGCAGCGGCGGTCTTCACGTCGAACCGCGCCAAGGCCAACCCCGTCCTGTGGTCGCAGCAGGTGCTCGCCGACGGTGTCGCGCGGGCCGTGGTCCTCAACTCGGGCGGCGCCAACTGCTTCACCGGCTCCTTCGGGTTCCAGACCACGCACTCGACGGCCGAGGCGGTCGCCGACGCTCTCGAGATCGGCGCCGGCGACGTCGTCGTCTGCTCGACGGGTCTGATCGGCACCGGAGACCAGGCGTTCCGCGACAAGGTCCTCGCAGGATCGCGCGCGGCCGCTCTCGCACTCGCCCCCGACGGCGGGAGAGATGCCGCGTCGGCGATCATGACGACCGACACCCACCCGAAAGAGGCCGTGGTCCAGGGCGACGGCTGGAGCGTCGGCGGCATGGCGAAGGGCGCCGGGATGCTCGCGCCCGGCCTCGCCACGATGCTCGTCGTGCTGACGACCGACGCCGACCTGCCGGCCGCCGCCCTCGACCGGGCGCTCCGCCAGGCGACGCGGGTCACCTTCGACCGGCTCGACTCCGACGGCTGCATGTCGACGAACGACACCGTCGTGCTGCTCGCGAGCGGTGCCTCGGGCGTCGCGCCGGCAGAGGCCGACTTCGCCGCCGCCGTCACCGAGCTCTGCGCCGACCTCGCCCGCCAGCTCCAGGGCGACGCCGAGGGGGCCTCGCACGACATCACCGTCGAGGTCGTGAACGCGGTCTCGGAGCAGGATGCGGTCGAGGTCGGGCGGTCCCTCGCCCGCAGCAATCTGCTGATGGCGGCCGTGTTCGGCAACGACCCCAACTGGGGCCGCGTCCTCGCGGCGATCGGCACCACGCAGGCGGAGTTCGACCCCTACGACGTCGACGTGTCGTTCAACGGCGTCCGGCTGTGCGCCAAGGGCGCACCCGACCGTCCGGTGACGGAGGTCGACATGACGCCGCGGGCGCTCCACATCCTGCTCGATCTCCACGCCGGTTCCGAGACGGCGACCATCCTGACCAACGATCTCACGCACGACTACGTGCACGAGAACAGCGCGTACTCGAGCTGA